From the genome of Fibrobacter sp.:
ACCCTATGGTAAAAGCACCACAATCGTCCTCAGTTAGAAACTGATAAAATGGATCCGTATGAGCTATAATGACATCATATCGACCGGCTATTAATGATTTTCGGAGGCCTTTCAGATGCGTCGGAACACGAACGGCCTGCACCCCTGAACAGAGTAATGCCCGATCCAATTCACACGCATACAAATCTATTTCAAAACCAGCATCCACCAAAAAAGGGAGCTGCGAAGATATTACCCTTGCAACACCAAATTCAGCACAGTATACCGATGTCAAAATCGCAATTCGCATTTTTCTTCAATCTCTTCACCTATACCCGACGTTATCAAGGGCAGTTCGTCCGTTTTTCTGCGTACATCCATGCCACAAAACCAACAAAAAAACAATATCATATATATCCACAGCCAAAACAACCCTCGCTTAAACCCTTCTACAAACCACCACCAACCAATGTAATATAAAAACAACGAATAAAAGATTATGTTCCGGGGAGTAGCAAATCGACTCATTCTTTCGTACAAATAGCACATAAAAAAAGAAACAAAAAACGGAAACCATACTGTTCCAACAACGCCCCAATCTTTATAAACCTCCCACAAATAACCGGTCGTATTAAATCCAGGCACTTTTTGGACGCTCTTATTAAACATATTATCCCAACCCATCATATCCCTTATCGCCATCGGGAAACGCGTATATTCAAACATCCCATATAAGGCGTCTATACCCATCGTAAACGGGTGAATCATCCGATCCGTTGGCGGATTAATGGCATAATCCAAATTCCAATAGTTATTGGCTATATATTTGTAAGGCATCAACACAATTTGGCGAGATGTCATTCCCTTTATAGAATTGGCACCATATTGCGATCGAAATTGGGCCACAAAAACGAAAAATACCGCCACCAAAACCATTGCTACAACAATGTACTTGACGTTTATTCTCTTTTTCACATAATTATAAATGATTATGGACCATCCTAAGCATAAAAGTACAGTCGAACGATTCGGATAGCACATAAACGCTATCAAGGGCGTTAACACGGCGCACACTCTTGACACGTTGCGAATCCACCTATACGGATTCAAGTTTTTGAACGAAGCCAGAACAAAATAGCAGGTAACAAGAGGAGCTGTTGATTCCAAAATGGGGAAATACCCATAATCAATGTCCGGAGAAACCCAATGACTCGGATCTGACGAAAAAACGATTAAACCACCCGCAACAAAACTTATTCCAGCAACACCACATAAAAAAAACAACAATAAAAAAATAGAGCAGATAAAATGCTTTTTCCAGGAATAGCTATCTAAATGCAAATTCAAAACTTTTTTTACGCTCATAGAGCTATTTTGTGAAGGAGCAAGACAATAATACGTTAGTGCCCCCATCGCAAACGAAACCATTGCCCCCATCCAAACACACCAAGTTAAGGGCTGAAAATCAGTCATTTGCGGCACGACTTTTAAATAGGCAATACCCAAAGTCAAGCATTGCGTGAACACATATATGACTACCGGATGAAAAAAATCTTTTTTACACATCCATGTGTAAAAAAGACAAAAAGCAACCACAAGAAAACATGTCGCGCTTACTGGATTTTGATCAATAAAATCAATCATTTATCAAAGCCTGATGGCAGATTTTAGTTTTTGGATTTCTTGTGCTAAAATCGAGTTTTTTGATTCTTGCTTCAATTTTTCTAAAAGTGTGCTCACAACCAACGCCATCAGGGACGATATCATCATTGTAAATAAGAGCATCAAACCACGCTTGGGAAACACTTTCTTATCATTTTCCCATGGGGGCTCCAAAATATGCAAATTGGTCAGCATTTTTGATTCCGCCAGCCGCATTTCTTCACTTTGTGCCATCAGCATCTGGTACATAGCTTCAAGAACCTTTATTTCCGACTTATACTGCATATATTCTGCCGCAAGCTCAGAAGATTTTTTCAACGAAACAATACCAACCTCTCCATTTTTCCCGCTCAACGTGCCATTAAGCGCTTTATTTACGCCCTCATAACGTTTATGCAACTGCTCATAACGCTTGCTATTCTCTCCTCGATCATCTCTTTCATATTCCATTTCCAAAGAAAGATCTTCCCGCTTGGCTTGCAATTCATTTAAATATTTGATGGTAGATTCCATCTGGATTTCGGGATCGTAAAAATTATTATCCGATTGGAATTTTGCAAATTTTTTCAAATGACGATTGAGCTCTTTTGTGCAAGAATCTAAACGTTGCTCTAGATATATTCGAGATTGTCTAGCCCGTGCTGTCTTATAGGCGTTGTATGCCGAATCAGCCTTATCCAGCATAAAATCGACCATTTCTGCAGCCAACCGGTAATCTTTATCCTCGATAGAGACTTGAAACATATTTTCGTCGTTATAGTCAAAACTAAAGTTTTCCCTAAACGTTTTCAACATATCAGCCGCATACTTTCCATCGAACTTGTAATGTTTCACCAAATCAAAATGTTCTATAACCTGCAAATGCAGTTCCCAAGAATTAAAAATTGTCCAGACAACATCTGACTCATTTTCAGTAGATAATTTCAACAAAGAACCAAGCATTCCTCCGGCATTTTTTTCGGACTTGATAAAATTGCCGATTCCGCTTCCGATGGAACCATCACTGCTAGGGGGAGTGATAATTGCAGACGCCTTATAAACAGGATCAATGACCCACATAACAAGAACAAAAACAGCAATAGTAGGAACAGCAATTATC
Proteins encoded in this window:
- a CDS encoding lipopolysaccharide biosynthesis protein, which codes for MEKQENLTFLELLLRLLNNALAHLKLCTVIIAVPTIAVFVLVMWVIDPVYKASAIITPPSSDGSIGSGIGNFIKSEKNAGGMLGSLLKLSTENESDVVWTIFNSWELHLQVIEHFDLVKHYKFDGKYAADMLKTFRENFSFDYNDENMFQVSIEDKDYRLAAEMVDFMLDKADSAYNAYKTARARQSRIYLEQRLDSCTKELNRHLKKFAKFQSDNNFYDPEIQMESTIKYLNELQAKREDLSLEMEYERDDRGENSKRYEQLHKRYEGVNKALNGTLSGKNGEVGIVSLKKSSELAAEYMQYKSEIKVLEAMYQMLMAQSEEMRLAESKMLTNLHILEPPWENDKKVFPKRGLMLLFTMMISSLMALVVSTLLEKLKQESKNSILAQEIQKLKSAIRL
- a CDS encoding oligosaccharide repeat unit polymerase translates to MIDFIDQNPVSATCFLVVAFCLFYTWMCKKDFFHPVVIYVFTQCLTLGIAYLKVVPQMTDFQPLTWCVWMGAMVSFAMGALTYYCLAPSQNSSMSVKKVLNLHLDSYSWKKHFICSIFLLLFFLCGVAGISFVAGGLIVFSSDPSHWVSPDIDYGYFPILESTAPLVTCYFVLASFKNLNPYRWIRNVSRVCAVLTPLIAFMCYPNRSTVLLCLGWSIIIYNYVKKRINVKYIVVAMVLVAVFFVFVAQFRSQYGANSIKGMTSRQIVLMPYKYIANNYWNLDYAINPPTDRMIHPFTMGIDALYGMFEYTRFPMAIRDMMGWDNMFNKSVQKVPGFNTTGYLWEVYKDWGVVGTVWFPFFVSFFMCYLYERMSRFATPRNIIFYSLFLYYIGWWWFVEGFKRGLFWLWIYMILFFCWFCGMDVRRKTDELPLITSGIGEEIEEKCELRF